In the Agrococcus sp. Marseille-Q4369 genome, one interval contains:
- the rdgB gene encoding RdgB/HAM1 family non-canonical purine NTP pyrophosphatase has translation MSPVDTGFGSTGIDPRGGGLQVVVATRNPHKVEELQRILAPLLPGIELLPDDGPEPIEDGDTFEANALIKARAAHERTGLPAIADDSGIEVDALDGAPGIHSARYAGTRDDRDNLELLLANLAEHADRGARFVCAAAWVDAEGEFAVRGEWAGEVADAPRGDGGFGYDPIFVPHDGGGRSSAELSADEKDALSHRRIAFAALAERIQPA, from the coding sequence GTGAGCCCCGTCGACACGGGCTTCGGCTCGACGGGCATCGACCCGCGCGGCGGCGGACTGCAGGTCGTCGTCGCGACCCGCAACCCCCACAAGGTCGAGGAGCTGCAGCGCATCCTCGCGCCGCTCCTGCCCGGCATCGAGCTGCTGCCCGACGACGGCCCGGAGCCGATCGAGGACGGCGACACCTTCGAGGCGAACGCCCTGATCAAGGCGCGCGCCGCGCACGAGCGCACGGGGCTGCCGGCGATCGCCGACGACTCGGGCATCGAGGTCGACGCGCTCGACGGCGCCCCCGGCATCCACTCGGCTCGCTACGCGGGCACGCGCGACGATCGCGACAACCTCGAGCTGCTGCTCGCGAACCTCGCCGAGCACGCCGATCGCGGCGCGCGCTTCGTGTGCGCGGCCGCGTGGGTCGACGCCGAGGGCGAGTTCGCGGTGCGCGGGGAGTGGGCCGGCGAGGTCGCGGATGCGCCGCGCGGCGACGGCGGGTTCGGGTACGACCCGATCTTCGTGCCCCACGACGGCGGCGGCCGCTCCTCGGCCGAGCTGAGCGCCGACGAGAAGGATGCGCTGAGCCACCGCCGGATCGCGTTCGCGGCGCTCGCGGAGCGCATCCAGCCCGCGTAG
- a CDS encoding metal ABC transporter ATP-binding protein: protein MSGTAARDAIVVEGLGVRYGDVRALVDVTARIRSGEITGLVGVNGSGKSSMLAAILERVPHEGTVRILGRKPAEARREGLVASVPQAESVDWDFPVTVRDVVTTGRFGRMGLLRVPRAADRAAVAEALELLDIAHLADRQIGELSGGQRKRAFVARAIAQDAELLLLDEPFAGVDRTSEARIVEVLRGLRKRGRTVVIVHHDLSGVAEVADTVLLLRGRLLHQGPPEEVLRPERIAEAFGAGAAEER, encoded by the coding sequence ATGAGCGGCACGGCAGCGCGGGACGCGATCGTCGTGGAGGGCCTCGGCGTGCGCTACGGCGACGTGCGCGCCCTCGTCGACGTGACCGCACGCATCCGCTCGGGGGAGATCACGGGCCTCGTGGGCGTCAACGGCTCGGGGAAGTCGTCGATGCTCGCCGCGATCCTCGAGCGCGTGCCGCACGAGGGCACCGTGCGCATCCTCGGCCGGAAGCCCGCGGAGGCGCGTCGCGAAGGCCTCGTCGCTTCGGTGCCGCAAGCCGAGTCGGTCGACTGGGACTTCCCGGTGACCGTGCGCGACGTCGTCACGACCGGTCGCTTCGGGCGCATGGGTCTCCTGCGGGTCCCGCGCGCTGCCGACCGCGCCGCCGTCGCCGAGGCGCTCGAGCTGCTCGACATCGCGCACCTCGCCGACCGCCAGATCGGCGAGCTCTCGGGCGGCCAGCGCAAGCGCGCGTTCGTGGCGCGCGCGATCGCGCAGGACGCCGAGCTGCTGCTGCTCGACGAGCCCTTCGCGGGCGTCGACCGCACGAGCGAGGCGCGCATCGTCGAGGTGCTCCGCGGGCTGCGCAAGCGGGGCCGCACGGTCGTCATCGTGCACCACGACCTCTCGGGCGTCGCGGAGGTCGCCGACACGGTGCTGCTGCTGCGCGGCAGGCTCCTGCACCAGGGGCCGCCCGAGGAGGTGCTGCGGCCCGAGCGGATCGCCGAGGCCTTCGGCGCCGGAGCGGCGGAGGAGCGATGA
- a CDS encoding GNAT family N-acetyltransferase: protein MRDETRPTRTSERQLPEGVELRAPRPEDAEAWARFLVAEQQRTYAGQLPDDFGSRGLDQANVAGLAHAFGEPGEAVRRVAWRGGRIVGIAAAGPAPARWERELGLVPPPADRELDRLYVAAEMHGTGLGAALFDAVVDERPHYLWLIDGNARAARFYERRGFEHLDERVSTGPTWGGIPMHRMLRR from the coding sequence GTGCGCGACGAGACCCGACCCACCCGGACGAGCGAGCGACAACTGCCCGAGGGGGTCGAGCTGCGGGCCCCCCGGCCGGAGGACGCCGAGGCGTGGGCCCGCTTCCTCGTCGCCGAGCAGCAGCGCACCTACGCGGGGCAGCTGCCCGACGACTTCGGCTCCCGCGGCCTTGACCAGGCGAATGTCGCGGGACTCGCGCACGCCTTCGGCGAGCCGGGCGAGGCCGTGCGCCGCGTCGCGTGGCGCGGCGGGCGCATCGTCGGCATCGCCGCTGCCGGCCCCGCGCCGGCGCGCTGGGAGCGCGAGCTCGGCCTCGTGCCGCCGCCGGCCGATCGCGAGCTCGACCGGCTCTACGTCGCGGCCGAGATGCACGGCACCGGGCTCGGCGCGGCCCTGTTCGACGCGGTCGTCGACGAGCGACCCCACTACCTGTGGCTCATCGACGGCAACGCCCGCGCCGCTCGCTTCTACGAGCGGCGGGGCTTCGAGCACCTCGACGAGCGGGTGTCGACCGGGCCGACGTGGGGCGGCATCCCGATGCACCGCATGCTGCGGCGCTAG
- the rph gene encoding ribonuclease PH, with protein MARKDGRQLDQLREVTIERGWSAQAEGSALISFGGTRVLCTASVMPTVPRWMAGKGKGWVTAEYAMLPRSTNERMDRESVKGRVGGRTHEISRLIGRSLRAGVDMKALGELSITVDCDVLQADGGTRTAAITGAYVALADAVAWAQAQGRAPKSAKPLVDSVAAVSVGIVDGEPTLDLDYLEDVRAGTDMNVVATGRGLLVEVQGTAEGAPFDRSELDALLDLALAGTARLTELQREALA; from the coding sequence ATGGCACGCAAGGACGGCAGGCAGCTCGATCAGCTGCGCGAGGTCACGATCGAGCGGGGCTGGAGCGCGCAGGCCGAGGGGAGCGCCCTCATCTCGTTCGGCGGCACGCGCGTGCTGTGCACCGCATCCGTCATGCCGACGGTGCCGCGCTGGATGGCGGGCAAGGGCAAGGGCTGGGTGACGGCGGAGTACGCGATGCTGCCGCGCTCGACGAACGAGCGGATGGATCGCGAGAGCGTGAAGGGGCGCGTCGGCGGGCGCACCCACGAGATCTCGCGCCTCATCGGCCGCTCGTTGCGCGCGGGCGTCGACATGAAGGCGCTCGGCGAGCTCTCGATCACCGTCGACTGCGACGTGCTGCAGGCCGACGGCGGCACGCGCACCGCCGCGATCACGGGCGCCTACGTCGCGCTCGCCGACGCGGTCGCGTGGGCGCAGGCGCAAGGCCGGGCGCCGAAGAGCGCGAAGCCGCTCGTCGACTCGGTCGCGGCCGTCTCGGTCGGCATCGTCGACGGCGAGCCGACGCTCGACCTGGACTACCTCGAGGACGTGCGCGCCGGCACCGACATGAACGTCGTCGCGACCGGGCGCGGGCTGCTCGTCGAGGTGCAGGGCACGGCCGAAGGCGCGCCCTTCGACCGCTCGGAGCTCGACGCGCTGCTCGACCTCGCGCTCGCCGGCACCGCCCGGCTGACGGAGCTCCAGCGCGAGGCGCTCGCGTGA
- a CDS encoding metal ABC transporter permease has protein sequence MIDALLAPFTYDFMLRAILVTLVAAVACALLSTWLVQMGWSLMGDAVSHAVLPGVALAYILGLPFALGAAVFGIGAVALIGGVRAVSRIKADAAIGVVFTTLFALGLVIVSVTPAETDLQHILFGNVLGVSDADIAQVLIVGAIVCVALLVLRRDLTLVAFDPGHAHAIGLRPRLLHAVLLGALALTVVTALQAVGIILVVAMLVIPGATASLIAVRWDALLAWSVGITVVASMVGLLGAFWLDISPGGAVVLSQGLAFGLALLFGSRRGIVIRWARARRHAVDSG, from the coding sequence ATGATCGACGCCCTGCTCGCACCCTTCACCTACGACTTCATGCTGCGGGCGATCCTCGTCACGCTCGTCGCTGCGGTCGCGTGCGCGCTGCTGTCGACGTGGCTCGTGCAGATGGGCTGGTCGCTCATGGGCGACGCGGTCTCGCACGCGGTGCTGCCCGGCGTCGCGCTCGCCTACATCCTGGGCCTGCCGTTCGCGCTCGGCGCGGCGGTATTCGGCATCGGCGCCGTCGCGCTCATCGGCGGTGTGCGCGCGGTGTCGCGGATCAAGGCGGATGCGGCGATCGGCGTGGTCTTCACGACCCTGTTCGCGCTCGGGCTCGTGATCGTCTCGGTCACGCCCGCCGAGACCGATCTGCAGCACATCCTCTTCGGCAACGTGCTCGGCGTCTCCGACGCCGACATCGCCCAGGTGCTCATCGTCGGCGCGATCGTGTGCGTCGCGCTGCTCGTGCTGCGCCGCGACCTCACGCTCGTCGCCTTCGACCCGGGCCACGCGCACGCGATCGGGCTGCGGCCGCGGCTGCTGCACGCGGTGCTGCTCGGTGCCCTCGCGCTCACGGTCGTCACGGCGCTGCAAGCCGTGGGCATCATCCTCGTCGTCGCGATGCTCGTCATCCCGGGCGCGACGGCGTCGCTCATCGCGGTGCGGTGGGATGCGCTGCTCGCGTGGTCGGTCGGCATCACGGTGGTCGCGTCGATGGTCGGGCTGCTTGGCGCGTTCTGGCTCGACATCTCCCCGGGTGGCGCGGTCGTGCTCTCGCAAGGGCTCGCCTTCGGGCTAGCGTTGCTGTTCGGGTCCCGACGGGGGATCGTCATCCGGTGGGCGAGAGCGAGGCGGCATGCGGTCGACAGCGGCTGA
- a CDS encoding ATP-binding cassette domain-containing protein: protein MIEFDAVRKEYPGGTVAVAGFSLRMPSHSVVALVGSSGSGKTTLLRMVNRMVEPSSGAVRIDDVDVRSLDPVGLRRSIGYVLQAGGLLPHRTVADNVATVPVLAGRSRREARADALGLLERVGLDPALADRYPAQLSGGQQQRVGVARALAADPNILLMDEPFGAVDPIVREQLQAELRALQAELGKTILFVTHDVDEAFALADEVVVLRAGAEIAQRGTPTEILAAPADDFVAAFVGAGTARRTLRIRELDGRRIVVDGDDRPTGVLEADAREDAP, encoded by the coding sequence GTGATCGAGTTCGACGCGGTGCGCAAGGAGTACCCGGGCGGCACCGTCGCGGTCGCCGGCTTCAGCCTGCGCATGCCGTCGCACTCGGTCGTCGCCCTCGTCGGCTCCTCGGGCAGCGGCAAGACGACGCTCCTGCGCATGGTGAACCGCATGGTCGAGCCCTCGTCGGGCGCGGTCCGCATCGACGACGTCGACGTGCGCTCGCTCGACCCGGTGGGCCTGCGCCGCTCGATCGGCTACGTGCTGCAGGCGGGCGGCCTGCTCCCCCATCGCACGGTGGCCGACAACGTCGCGACCGTGCCCGTGCTCGCGGGGCGCTCGCGCCGCGAGGCGAGGGCGGATGCGCTCGGCCTCCTCGAGCGCGTCGGCCTCGACCCAGCCCTCGCCGACCGCTACCCCGCACAGCTCTCCGGCGGCCAGCAGCAGCGCGTCGGCGTCGCGCGGGCGCTCGCCGCCGACCCGAACATCCTGCTCATGGACGAGCCGTTCGGCGCCGTCGACCCGATCGTGCGCGAGCAGCTGCAAGCCGAGCTCCGCGCGCTGCAGGCCGAGCTCGGCAAGACGATCCTGTTCGTCACCCACGACGTCGACGAGGCCTTCGCGCTCGCCGACGAAGTGGTCGTGCTGCGCGCGGGCGCCGAGATCGCGCAGCGCGGCACGCCGACCGAGATCCTCGCCGCCCCCGCCGACGACTTCGTCGCCGCCTTCGTGGGCGCCGGCACCGCGCGCCGCACCCTGCGCATCCGCGAGCTCGACGGGCGTCGCATCGTCGTCGACGGCGACGACCGCCCGACGGGCGTGCTCGAGGCCGACGCCCGCGAGGACGCGCCGTGA
- a CDS encoding zinc ABC transporter substrate-binding protein, whose translation MVSATVAAVVAAVLAGCATPAPAAPAADDRPLVLATFTVLAGMAREVAGDAARVESLTRPGVEVHDYEPTPGDLVRTEGADLVVTNGWGIDDWLLTLVERQDAPHIVLSDAVDPIAIETGHYAGNPNAHAWVAPGEGARYVEALRVAIGDLVPAERAAIDERARALTARLESLGERLREGVARVPARQRVLVTCEGAFSYLARDAGLDEASLWPVNAGGQGTPQSIAEVAAIIEERQVPTVFCESTTHPGTQEQIARDAGVRFDGSLHVDSLSTPDGPAPTYLALVEHDIEAILEGLGG comes from the coding sequence GTGGTGTCGGCCACGGTCGCCGCCGTGGTCGCCGCCGTGCTCGCCGGCTGCGCGACGCCTGCGCCCGCCGCGCCGGCCGCCGACGACCGCCCGCTCGTGCTCGCGACCTTCACCGTGCTCGCCGGCATGGCGCGCGAGGTCGCGGGCGACGCCGCGCGCGTCGAATCGCTCACGCGGCCGGGCGTCGAGGTGCACGACTACGAGCCGACGCCCGGCGACCTCGTCCGCACCGAGGGCGCCGACCTCGTCGTGACGAACGGCTGGGGCATCGACGACTGGCTGCTCACGCTCGTCGAGCGGCAGGACGCACCGCACATCGTGCTGAGCGATGCGGTCGATCCGATCGCGATCGAGACCGGCCACTACGCCGGCAACCCGAACGCGCACGCGTGGGTCGCGCCCGGCGAGGGCGCCCGCTACGTCGAGGCGCTCCGTGTCGCGATCGGCGACCTCGTCCCCGCCGAGCGCGCCGCGATCGACGAGCGCGCCCGGGCGCTGACCGCTCGCCTCGAGTCCCTCGGCGAGCGCCTCCGCGAGGGCGTCGCGCGCGTGCCCGCGCGGCAGCGCGTGCTCGTCACGTGCGAGGGCGCCTTCAGCTACCTCGCGCGCGACGCGGGCCTCGACGAAGCGAGCCTGTGGCCGGTGAACGCGGGCGGCCAGGGCACGCCGCAATCGATCGCCGAGGTCGCCGCGATCATCGAGGAGCGGCAGGTGCCGACCGTCTTCTGCGAGTCGACGACGCATCCGGGCACCCAGGAGCAGATCGCGCGCGACGCGGGCGTGCGCTTCGACGGCAGCCTCCACGTCGACTCGCTCTCGACGCCGGACGGGCCCGCGCCGACCTACCTCGCGCTCGTCGAGCACGACATCGAGGCGATCCTGGAGGGACTGGGCGGATGA
- the murI gene encoding glutamate racemase produces MQRPIGVFDSGVGGLTVARALIDQLPAESITYIGDTANGPYGPREQAEVRALALDVLDTLVAQGVKMLVIACNTASAATLDVARERYEEGMGIPVVEVIDPAVRAAVAQSRSGRIGVIGTAGTIGSGAYQRAFAAAGVPHVAAGAAPRFVEFVEAGVTTGDEVLEAAHEYLEPLLAEGLDTLVLGCTHYPLLAGAIGYVAGPDVRLVSSAEETAGDVYRMLSDRRMLAPVGATPSYEFEATTEAQEPFLRLARRFLGPEVTHVEFHQTGVIQLPGRTD; encoded by the coding sequence GTGCAGCGCCCGATCGGAGTCTTCGACAGCGGCGTCGGCGGGCTCACCGTGGCGAGGGCGCTCATCGACCAGCTGCCGGCCGAGTCGATCACCTACATCGGCGACACCGCGAACGGCCCCTACGGTCCGCGCGAGCAGGCCGAGGTGCGGGCGCTCGCGCTCGACGTGCTCGACACGCTCGTCGCGCAAGGCGTCAAGATGCTCGTCATCGCGTGCAACACCGCGTCCGCCGCGACCCTCGACGTCGCGCGCGAGCGCTACGAGGAGGGGATGGGCATCCCCGTCGTCGAGGTCATCGACCCCGCCGTGCGCGCCGCGGTCGCGCAGAGCCGCTCCGGCCGCATCGGCGTGATCGGCACGGCCGGCACGATCGGCTCCGGCGCCTACCAGCGCGCGTTCGCCGCCGCTGGGGTGCCGCACGTCGCCGCCGGCGCGGCGCCGCGCTTCGTCGAGTTCGTCGAGGCGGGCGTCACGACGGGCGACGAGGTGCTCGAGGCGGCGCACGAGTACCTCGAGCCGCTGCTCGCCGAGGGCCTCGACACCCTCGTGCTCGGCTGCACCCACTACCCGCTGCTCGCCGGCGCGATCGGCTACGTCGCGGGCCCCGACGTTCGGCTCGTCTCGAGCGCCGAGGAGACGGCGGGCGACGTGTACCGCATGCTGAGCGACCGGCGCATGCTCGCGCCCGTCGGCGCGACGCCCAGCTACGAGTTCGAGGCGACGACCGAGGCGCAGGAGCCGTTCCTGCGGCTCGCGCGCCGCTTCCTCGGGCCGGAGGTCACGCACGTCGAGTTCCACCAGACCGGGGTCATCCAGCTGCCCGGCCGCACCGACTGA
- a CDS encoding ABC transporter permease subunit: MTWLSQNLHIVWGLLADHLLLSVPPILLSLVISVPLGRLAAGSRRWRTPLLTGTGLLYAIPSLPLFVIIPALTGFALRSSATIITALTLYGCALLVRGAADAFASVPEDVRLAAEATGHSRWASFWRVELPLAGPVLLSSLRVVVVSTVSLVTVGAVIGIASLGTLFTDGFQRGIEASILTGIVLTVVVAVVLDALCVLAGRAAMPWLRAVAA, encoded by the coding sequence GTGACGTGGCTGAGCCAGAACCTCCACATCGTGTGGGGGCTACTGGCCGATCACCTGCTGCTCTCGGTGCCGCCGATCCTGCTGAGCCTCGTCATCTCGGTGCCGCTCGGGCGGCTCGCGGCCGGGAGCCGCCGCTGGCGCACGCCGCTGCTGACCGGCACGGGCCTCCTCTACGCGATCCCGTCGCTGCCGCTGTTCGTCATCATCCCCGCGCTCACGGGCTTCGCGCTCCGCTCGTCCGCGACGATCATCACCGCGCTCACGCTCTACGGCTGCGCGCTCCTCGTGCGCGGGGCGGCGGATGCGTTCGCCTCCGTCCCCGAGGACGTCCGGCTCGCGGCTGAGGCGACCGGGCACTCCCGCTGGGCGAGCTTCTGGCGGGTCGAGCTGCCGCTCGCCGGCCCCGTGCTGCTGTCGTCGCTGCGGGTCGTGGTCGTCTCGACCGTCAGCCTCGTGACGGTCGGCGCGGTCATCGGCATCGCGAGCCTCGGCACGCTCTTCACCGACGGGTTCCAGCGCGGCATCGAGGCCTCGATCCTCACCGGCATCGTGCTCACCGTCGTGGTCGCGGTCGTGCTCGACGCGCTGTGCGTGCTCGCGGGGCGCGCGGCGATGCCCTGGCTGCGGGCGGTGGCGGCGTGA
- a CDS encoding GNAT family N-acetyltransferase yields the protein MTIPPAGDILSGRAYEQPVNAPRLGLPSPADRELDRLYVAAEMHGTGLGAALFDAVVDERPHYLWLIDGNARAARFYERRGFEHLDEQVSTGPTWGGIPMHRMLRR from the coding sequence ATGACGATACCGCCCGCCGGCGACATCCTCTCGGGTCGCGCCTACGAGCAGCCCGTGAACGCGCCACGACTAGGCTTGCCGTCGCCGGCCGATCGCGAGCTCGACCGGCTCTACGTCGCGGCCGAGATGCACGGCACGGGGCTCGGCGCGGCGCTGTTCGACGCCGTCGTCGACGAGCGGCCCCACTACCTCTGGCTCATCGACGGCAACGCGAGGGCTGCCCGCTTCTACGAGCGGCGCGGCTTCGAGCACCTCGACGAGCAGGTCTCGACCGGGCCCACGTGGGGCGGCATCCCCATGCACCGGATGCTGCGTCGGTAG
- a CDS encoding ABC transporter substrate-binding protein: MIRTSTHRAAIALAAVGTASAVLVGCASADPLAADESTAPSSGGDGTTLVVGSQDYYSSEIIAELYAQALEAAGYTIDRQLRIGQREVYVPEIESGAIDLFPEYTGPLLQYWSPDPEERLTDEVYDALVEAAPEGITILDQAEATDQDSYVVTREFADEYGLETVADLAEVDVPLTMGANSEAESRPNGPQGLASVYGIEVGFTPIEDGGGPLTIRALQDGDIQLAIVYTADPTIAQNDLVVLEDTEGLFLASHVVPVASDRVDEAAQEVVNGVTAALSSDALIELNRRSVEQQSPAADIARAWLEEEGLVG, encoded by the coding sequence ATGATCAGGACCAGCACCCACCGGGCGGCGATCGCCCTCGCCGCCGTCGGCACCGCGAGCGCCGTGCTCGTCGGCTGCGCGAGCGCCGACCCCCTCGCCGCGGACGAGAGCACCGCGCCCTCGAGCGGCGGCGACGGCACGACCCTCGTCGTCGGCTCGCAGGACTACTACTCGAGCGAGATCATCGCCGAGCTGTACGCGCAGGCGCTCGAGGCCGCGGGCTACACGATCGACCGGCAGCTGCGCATCGGGCAGCGCGAGGTCTACGTGCCCGAGATCGAGTCGGGGGCGATCGACCTCTTCCCCGAGTACACGGGGCCGCTGCTGCAGTACTGGAGCCCCGACCCCGAGGAGCGGCTGACCGACGAGGTGTACGACGCGCTCGTCGAGGCGGCGCCCGAGGGCATCACGATCCTCGACCAGGCCGAGGCGACCGACCAGGACTCCTACGTCGTCACGCGCGAATTCGCCGACGAGTACGGCCTCGAGACGGTCGCCGACCTCGCGGAGGTGGACGTGCCGCTCACGATGGGCGCCAACTCCGAGGCCGAGAGCCGCCCGAACGGCCCCCAAGGGCTCGCGAGCGTCTACGGCATCGAGGTCGGCTTCACGCCGATCGAGGACGGCGGCGGCCCGCTCACGATCCGGGCGCTGCAGGACGGCGACATCCAGCTCGCGATCGTCTACACCGCCGACCCGACGATCGCGCAGAACGACCTCGTCGTGCTCGAGGACACGGAGGGACTGTTCCTCGCCTCGCATGTCGTCCCGGTCGCGAGCGACCGCGTCGACGAGGCCGCGCAGGAGGTCGTGAACGGCGTCACCGCTGCGCTGTCGTCCGACGCGCTCATCGAGCTCAACCGGCGCAGCGTCGAGCAGCAGTCGCCCGCGGCCGACATCGCTCGCGCCTGGCTCGAGGAGGAGGGGCTCGTCGGCTAG
- a CDS encoding nicotinate phosphoribosyltransferase, whose product MTDRYELTMIDAALRSGTAFRPSAFEVFARRLPGARRYGVVAGTGRFLERLAEFRFGDAQLAFLRDERVVSAELIEWLADYRFSGDIRGYAEGEAYFPGSPILVVEGSFAEAVVLETVALSVLNYDSAVANAATRMHRAAKGRPLAEMGSRRASEESAIAAARAAYIAGFGATSNLAAGARWGIPTMGTAAHSFTLLHDSEAEAFQAQIDTLGVGTTLLVDTYDIEQGIRTAIEVAGPRLGGIRLDSGDLADVAAEARALLDSLGATETRITVTSDLDEYAIAGLQASPVDAYGVGTSVVTGSGAPAAGMVYKLVSRQGDDGQWVGVGKRSEDKASQPGEKVAVRTLEHGVAVEETVLVGDDPATLAAAAERGRPLQVPLVRSGEIQPEWLGHGGVELARQRHAASVEELPAEAHRLARGEPAIPTVFR is encoded by the coding sequence ATGACCGACCGCTACGAACTGACGATGATCGACGCCGCGCTGCGCTCCGGCACGGCGTTCCGGCCCTCCGCGTTCGAGGTCTTCGCCCGCCGACTGCCGGGCGCGCGCCGCTACGGCGTCGTCGCCGGCACGGGCCGCTTCCTCGAGCGGCTCGCCGAGTTCCGCTTCGGCGACGCGCAGCTCGCGTTCCTCCGCGACGAGCGCGTCGTCTCCGCCGAGCTCATCGAGTGGCTCGCCGACTACCGCTTCTCGGGCGACATCCGCGGCTACGCCGAGGGCGAGGCCTACTTCCCCGGCTCCCCCATCCTCGTCGTCGAGGGCTCGTTCGCCGAGGCGGTCGTGCTCGAGACCGTCGCGCTCTCGGTGCTCAACTACGATTCGGCGGTCGCGAACGCCGCGACGCGCATGCACCGCGCCGCGAAGGGCCGCCCGCTCGCCGAGATGGGCTCGCGCCGCGCGAGCGAGGAGTCTGCGATCGCCGCCGCGCGCGCCGCCTACATCGCCGGCTTCGGCGCGACGAGCAACCTCGCCGCAGGCGCCCGCTGGGGCATCCCGACGATGGGCACCGCCGCCCACTCCTTCACGCTCCTGCACGACTCCGAGGCCGAGGCGTTCCAGGCGCAGATCGACACGCTCGGGGTCGGCACGACGCTGCTCGTCGACACCTACGACATCGAGCAGGGCATCCGCACGGCGATCGAAGTCGCGGGCCCGCGGCTCGGCGGCATCCGCCTCGACTCGGGCGACCTCGCCGACGTCGCCGCCGAGGCGCGCGCGCTGCTCGACTCGCTCGGCGCGACCGAGACGCGCATCACCGTGACGAGCGACCTCGACGAGTACGCGATCGCGGGGCTCCAGGCGAGCCCCGTCGATGCGTACGGCGTCGGCACGAGCGTCGTCACCGGCTCCGGGGCGCCCGCGGCCGGCATGGTCTACAAGCTCGTCTCGCGGCAGGGCGACGACGGTCAGTGGGTCGGGGTCGGGAAGCGCAGCGAGGACAAGGCCTCGCAGCCGGGCGAGAAGGTCGCGGTGCGAACGCTCGAGCACGGCGTCGCCGTCGAGGAGACCGTGCTCGTGGGCGACGACCCCGCGACGCTCGCCGCGGCCGCCGAACGGGGCCGCCCGCTGCAGGTGCCGCTCGTGCGCTCGGGCGAGATCCAGCCCGAGTGGCTCGGGCACGGGGGCGTCGAGCTCGCCCGGCAGCGCCACGCCGCGTCCGTCGAGGAGCTGCCCGCCGAGGCGCACCGGCTCGCGCGCGGCGAGCCCGCCATCCCCACCGTCTTCCGCTGA
- a CDS encoding ABC transporter permease subunit: protein MNLVLDALAWLLDSANWDGRGGIGARILEHLGFSAAVVAAACAIGIPAGVAIGHSGRGRSLVIVLTSGARALPTLGLLTVLGLALGIGLDAPFLALLVLALPPVLAGAYAGVESVARETVGASRAIGMTEWQIVRGVELPLAAPVLLGGVRSAALQVISTATLAAYVADTGLGRPLFEGLKTQRYDMMLGASLVVALLALVVELGFQLVQSAAARRAEPHRAPSGARERISA from the coding sequence GTGAACCTGGTGCTCGACGCGCTCGCGTGGCTGCTCGACTCCGCGAACTGGGACGGGCGCGGCGGGATCGGCGCGCGCATCCTCGAGCACCTCGGGTTCTCGGCCGCGGTCGTGGCGGCAGCGTGTGCGATCGGGATCCCCGCGGGCGTCGCGATCGGCCACTCGGGCCGGGGCCGCTCGCTCGTAATCGTGCTCACGAGCGGTGCGCGCGCGCTGCCGACGCTCGGCCTCCTGACCGTCCTCGGCCTCGCGCTCGGCATCGGGCTCGACGCGCCGTTCCTCGCGCTCCTCGTGCTCGCGCTGCCGCCCGTGCTCGCGGGCGCGTACGCGGGCGTCGAGTCGGTCGCGCGCGAGACCGTCGGCGCCTCGCGCGCGATCGGCATGACCGAGTGGCAGATCGTGCGCGGCGTCGAGCTGCCGCTCGCCGCGCCCGTGCTGCTCGGCGGCGTCCGCTCCGCCGCCCTGCAGGTCATCTCGACCGCGACGCTCGCCGCGTACGTCGCCGACACCGGCCTCGGGCGCCCGCTGTTCGAGGGACTCAAGACGCAGCGCTACGACATGATGCTCGGCGCCTCGCTCGTCGTCGCGCTCCTCGCGCTCGTCGTCGAACTCGGCTTCCAGCTCGTCCAATCCGCCGCGGCCCGCCGCGCCGAACCCCACCGTGCGCCGTCTGGCGCGAGAGAGAGGATCTCCGCATGA